A genomic window from bacterium includes:
- a CDS encoding succinate dehydrogenase cytochrome b subunit yields MRLFSDSIGRKAVVAVTGLFMVLFVVVHLLGNTTIFAGPDGINAYAEKLQGLGPFVWVSRIFMGAMLCLHVIFAVLLTLENRAANPGKYAVKKMLKTTFAGETMIWTGLLLLAFIVYHLLQFTVRITPDIVLGTDAKNRVDVFTMVLSSFRITPIALVYVAAMVTLFLHLSHGIQSIFQTIGLNNEKTMPQFGMLGKLLSALFLVGYSAIPVLILAGILAK; encoded by the coding sequence ATGCGACTGTTCTCGGACTCGATCGGAAGGAAGGCGGTGGTGGCGGTCACGGGGCTGTTCATGGTCCTGTTCGTCGTCGTCCACCTGCTGGGGAACACCACCATCTTCGCGGGACCGGACGGCATCAACGCGTACGCGGAGAAGCTGCAGGGATTGGGGCCCTTCGTGTGGGTGTCCCGGATCTTCATGGGGGCGATGCTCTGCCTCCACGTGATCTTCGCCGTCCTGCTGACGCTCGAGAACCGGGCGGCGAACCCGGGCAAGTACGCCGTCAAGAAGATGCTGAAGACGACCTTCGCCGGCGAGACGATGATCTGGACGGGGCTCCTTCTGCTGGCCTTCATCGTCTACCACCTGCTGCAGTTCACCGTACGCATCACCCCGGACATCGTCCTGGGGACCGACGCGAAGAACCGCGTGGACGTCTTCACCATGGTCCTCTCCAGCTTCCGGATCACGCCGATCGCCCTGGTCTACGTGGCCGCCATGGTGACGCTCTTCCTGCACCTGTCCCACGGGATCCAGAGCATCTTCCAGACGATCGGCCTGAACAACGAAAAGACCATGCCGCAGTTCGGCATGCTGGGCAAGCTGCTCTCCGCCCTCTTCCTCGTGGGCTACAGCGCCATCCCCGTGCTCATTCTCGCCGGCATTCTGGCCAAATAA